From the Spiroplasma sp. BIUS-1 genome, one window contains:
- the aspS gene encoding aspartate--tRNA ligase, giving the protein MKRTHTCGELTLKNVNENVILQGWVTKVRKMGAMNFIDLRDRYGITQLVIDESISLENIKSEYVLEVEGKVIERKSKNLDLKTGEIEIKVEKVTLINKSELTPFEIKDGIESQEDTRLTYRYLDLRRPEMQNNLLIRSKMNHVIRNFFVEKEFIEVETPIFGKSTPEGARDFLVPSRLNEGKFYALPQSPQLYKQLFMISGLDRYFQIVKCFRDEDLRIDRQPEFTQLDMEMSFADANDVMDTIENLVKKVILEIKGTDIKESIQRITWKDSMDKYGNDKPDLRFGFEIHTLNEIFNGTEIPLFSNLENKSIRAICVDSLLNKKELEDLTEVAKQNSVNILAFAKYDLNEWTGSIGSKLSDNEKTNLVKEFNIEKPSTILFVVEEYYKASQAMGSVRNRVAKLLNLLDSEVMKLAWIVDFPLFEFSEEENRFVAAHHPFTMPADESLDNFDTNKEKALAKAYDIVLNGFEIGGGSQRITDSSIQKRMFDAIGLTEEQIETNFGWFVNAYKYGAPYHAGCALGLDRICMLLTGSENIREVIAFPKNSSGTDPMTNAPDRVTTQQLDELNIKLK; this is encoded by the coding sequence ATGAAACGTACACACACATGTGGTGAACTTACTTTAAAAAATGTAAATGAAAATGTAATTCTACAAGGTTGAGTAACTAAAGTTAGAAAAATGGGTGCAATGAACTTTATTGATCTAAGAGATAGATACGGAATTACTCAACTTGTAATTGATGAATCAATTAGTTTAGAAAACATTAAATCAGAATATGTTTTAGAAGTTGAAGGAAAAGTTATTGAAAGAAAATCAAAAAACTTAGATTTAAAAACAGGAGAAATTGAAATTAAAGTTGAAAAAGTAACTTTAATAAACAAATCTGAATTAACTCCTTTTGAAATTAAAGATGGTATTGAATCTCAAGAAGATACAAGATTAACTTATAGATATCTTGATTTAAGAAGACCTGAAATGCAAAACAACTTACTTATTAGAAGTAAAATGAATCATGTAATTAGAAACTTTTTTGTAGAAAAAGAATTTATTGAAGTTGAAACTCCAATTTTTGGTAAGTCAACTCCAGAAGGAGCAAGAGACTTTTTAGTTCCTTCAAGATTAAATGAAGGTAAGTTTTATGCATTGCCTCAATCTCCACAATTATATAAACAATTATTTATGATTTCAGGATTAGATAGATACTTTCAAATTGTTAAATGTTTTAGAGATGAAGATTTAAGAATTGACAGACAACCTGAATTTACTCAATTGGATATGGAAATGTCTTTTGCTGATGCAAACGACGTTATGGATACAATTGAAAATCTTGTTAAAAAAGTTATTTTAGAAATAAAGGGAACTGATATAAAAGAATCAATTCAAAGAATAACATGAAAAGATTCAATGGATAAATATGGAAATGATAAACCCGACTTAAGATTTGGTTTTGAAATTCATACATTAAACGAAATCTTTAATGGAACTGAAATTCCTTTATTTTCTAATTTAGAAAACAAATCAATTAGAGCGATTTGTGTTGACTCTCTTTTAAACAAAAAAGAATTAGAAGATTTAACTGAAGTTGCAAAACAAAATAGTGTAAATATTTTAGCTTTTGCAAAATATGATTTAAATGAATGAACAGGATCAATTGGTTCTAAACTTTCTGATAATGAAAAAACAAATTTAGTTAAAGAATTTAATATCGAAAAACCATCAACTATTTTATTTGTAGTAGAAGAATACTATAAAGCAAGTCAGGCAATGGGATCAGTTAGAAATAGAGTTGCAAAACTTTTAAACCTTCTTGACTCAGAAGTTATGAAGTTAGCTTGAATTGTTGATTTCCCATTATTTGAATTCTCAGAAGAAGAAAATAGATTTGTAGCAGCTCACCATCCATTTACAATGCCAGCAGATGAATCATTGGATAACTTTGATACAAACAAAGAAAAAGCACTTGCAAAAGCTTATGATATTGTTTTAAATGGATTTGAAATTGGGGGAGGAAGTCAAAGAATTACTGATTCTTCAATTCAAAAAAGAATGTTTGATGCAATTGGCTTAACAGAAGAACAAATCGAAACAAACTTTGGATGATTTGTTAATGCATATAAATATGGTGCTCCATATCATGCAGGATGTGCTCTTGGGTTAGACAGAATTTGTATGCTACTTACAGGTTCAGAAAATATTAGAGAAGTTATTGCTTTCCCTAAAAACTCATCAGGAACTGATCCAATGACAAATGCTCCAGATAGAGTTACAACTCAACAATTAGATGAATTAAATATTAAATTAAAATAG
- a CDS encoding M3 family metallopeptidase, protein MKRIDAENKYKWNLLDLYKTDEDFLKDLDIYIEKNKSLLAYENKLNIKETFIEFLKKSIEVDKSGSKIGHFLKYLYIEQKNERLTNLDSIYSKKMQQFDGKFSWINEEIKNVGETLILEWLKSDEKLKHYSKSYKDFFKHIKYLLPQKDRELISKVSSSSSIIYEMYETMRFKDNEEKVLNFNGKEYIVNQKFISDILTYSDPIKDQELRALASLKYKEDNNFKKHTFAKIYDSIVKEEIESSKLVGMKGFKENFFDDDDFALDDFLNLIEFTSKNSKVYYRYYQIIKNFLGLEKFYGTDSGLELIKAEKKNYSVEEAKDIIRNSLKVLGNEYLENLEKCWEDHKVDYFEDENKSTGAFTVSSYTYDSLVSLNFTDDVDSISTLAHEMGHAVHNLFAKQNQPKPLNGFSNMIAEVASTFNEHLLFDYLIRNETDENRKITLIQNRIEFIFNNFFSAVADAKFEFSCYEESEKGETLTLEKISNILKSSIKETLGKTVFDKYNSDAINYSWISISHIFEQPFYIYKYAVSIAVSFKLYSEFKKTNNPDVILNFLKDGGSLEVTELFKKYGFDCKDPNSYNELVVEVENLVNEFDKLLNKKS, encoded by the coding sequence ATGAAAAGAATCGATGCTGAAAACAAATATAAATGAAACTTACTTGATCTTTATAAAACAGATGAAGATTTTTTAAAAGACTTAGATATCTATATTGAAAAAAACAAATCTTTATTAGCTTATGAAAATAAATTAAACATAAAAGAAACTTTCATTGAGTTTTTAAAAAAATCAATTGAAGTAGATAAAAGTGGAAGTAAAATAGGACATTTTTTAAAGTATCTTTACATTGAACAAAAAAATGAAAGACTTACAAATTTAGATTCAATTTATAGTAAGAAAATGCAACAATTTGATGGAAAGTTTTCTTGAATAAATGAAGAAATCAAAAATGTAGGAGAAACATTAATACTTGAATGATTAAAAAGCGATGAAAAATTAAAACACTACTCAAAAAGTTATAAGGATTTTTTTAAACATATAAAATATTTGCTTCCTCAAAAAGACAGAGAGTTAATATCAAAAGTTTCATCTTCGAGTTCTATTATTTATGAAATGTATGAAACAATGAGATTTAAAGATAATGAAGAAAAAGTTCTTAACTTTAATGGTAAAGAATATATTGTTAACCAAAAATTTATTTCAGATATACTAACTTACTCTGATCCAATTAAAGATCAAGAACTTAGAGCTTTAGCAAGTCTAAAATATAAAGAAGATAATAATTTTAAAAAACACACATTTGCAAAAATTTATGACTCAATTGTTAAAGAAGAAATTGAGTCAAGCAAACTTGTTGGAATGAAAGGGTTTAAAGAAAACTTTTTTGATGATGATGACTTTGCTTTAGATGATTTTTTAAATTTAATAGAATTTACTTCAAAAAATTCGAAAGTATATTATCGTTATTATCAAATAATTAAAAATTTCCTAGGATTAGAAAAATTTTATGGAACAGATTCTGGATTAGAACTTATAAAAGCAGAGAAAAAAAATTACTCTGTAGAAGAAGCAAAAGATATAATAAGAAACTCTCTTAAAGTTTTGGGAAATGAATATTTAGAAAATTTAGAAAAGTGTTGAGAAGATCACAAAGTTGATTATTTTGAAGATGAAAATAAATCAACTGGAGCTTTTACCGTTAGCAGCTACACTTATGATTCTTTGGTTTCATTAAACTTTACAGATGATGTTGATTCAATTTCAACTCTTGCTCATGAAATGGGACATGCAGTTCATAATTTATTTGCAAAACAAAATCAACCCAAACCTTTAAATGGTTTTTCAAATATGATTGCAGAAGTTGCATCTACTTTTAATGAACACTTGCTTTTTGATTACTTAATAAGAAATGAAACTGATGAAAATAGAAAAATAACTTTGATTCAAAATAGGATAGAATTTATTTTTAATAATTTCTTTTCTGCTGTAGCTGATGCTAAGTTTGAGTTTAGTTGTTATGAAGAAAGTGAAAAGGGTGAAACACTTACTCTTGAAAAAATTTCAAATATATTAAAGTCATCTATAAAAGAAACTTTAGGAAAAACAGTTTTTGATAAATATAATTCAGATGCTATAAATTATAGCTGAATTTCTATTTCACATATTTTTGAACAACCTTTTTATATTTATAAATATGCTGTTTCAATTGCCGTTTCTTTTAAACTTTACTCAGAATTTAAAAAGACAAATAATCCAGATGTTATTTTAAACTTCTTAAAAGATGGTGGGAGTTTAGAAGTAACTGAATTATTTAAAAAGTATGGTTTTGATTGCAAAGATCCAAACTCTTATAATGAATTAGTGGTTGAAGTTGAAAATTTAGTCAATGAATTTGATAAACTATTAAATAAAAAAAGTTAA